The Pseudomonas alkylphenolica genomic sequence CACATTTGCAGCCCCGGAAATTTGGAACCAATCACCGCCGGGGCTTTCCCGAAGACTATTGAGAAGATCGCGTTGACTATGGGGAGAAGGTCACGCTCCCGGACAATGATCGAGTCCGCAAACATGGGGTATCCACCCAAAGAGGTATGAAAGTCCTGATTTTTGAAGAGCAACTCGAGCGTATCAAAGAAGTCCTTGGGATAATGCTCGTGCAGAACCGCGATACTTTTGCTCTTGTTCAAGGCCGAACCCAGCGCGGTAGTGCCACTTCGCGGGCAACCGGTAACATTAAGCCAAGTCATTTCCTTACACATAACCACTCTAAACCCCACCCGATCAGACTTCCCACGCAGCAAATCCGGAACCCGCGCGCGCTAAAAACTGGAGATAGCCTCCGAAAACCACCAACTGCTGGATCAATGGCTGAGTGTCGTAGTCAGCCGCTCAACCACTCGCTTCACGCTCCTGTATAGGAGATGCACCGGCCCCGGAGTCAGCGTTTTCAGGACAGCGAAGAATACGCGAGATCGAATGGTCTTTACCCATACAGTCGTCTGATATGACGTCAAACGATTGGGATTAACCTGAACCATCGCCTCTGCGCTGATACTCATCGCCGTCATATCCTTCGGAGCAACTTCAAAAGCGATAATGGCTGGCGGATTGGCGCAGGCGTAAAGCAGCTCACGCATGGCATCGTGCAACTGAACCAGATTGGCGACACTACCAAGCGCGTGCCGTACCAAGAGGCCTTTCCCCTCTACGCGCGAAAGTATCTCCTGAATGGCTTGTACATCGGGCTTATAGTTTTCGGTACTTTTACGTAGAAAGTCGTCTGCAACCGTGTCGACCCATTCGATGGGTGCAGTAGCATGATTACCAGAAGGCATCGGCAATACACAATGGTCGACAACCAGCGACGCTGGAGGATTCGCACCTGCTCTTTGCTCAGAAAGCCACGTTTTGACCTGTTGGAACTGCTCTGGTGATGTAACCGCCATAGCGGAAATAATCGCCACTAATGGGACATCGCTCACAGCTGTTTATCCTTATAACTCGACCACGGAGTGGATCCGACGATAGCCTTGTACAGGGCATAGAACCCCATATCCGTTGCAACCATTGCTTTTCGGTTACGCCACAGGAACCAGGCACTGGAAAATGAGCCAAGGCGGGCCAGTAGTGTCCGTTTAGGCAAATAGTCAGAAAGGCTGTTAGCGTAGACTTTTCCATTTGGCCGCTGGGCAGACTGATTGATGATTTCGCTACAGTTCAATATGACCGACTCTCTTGCCTTGCTCGATCCAGCAACAAAGTCCCGCGCAATTTTTTCCTTGCTTTGATAGGAAATCTGCTCGCTGACGACCAGCTTCTCAAGGTCATTGATAAAATTTCTGACCACTGTCGGACGCAATGGCACACGCGCCGCATGAATGACCTGCACAAGCCAGCGCAATCGCCGCTTCGTTTGGCTGGCTGCTGCTGCGGGAGACTCCAAGGAAGCATCAGCCTCGATGCCCCAACGCTTCATGAAGGTCACATGGTCGCGCGCGGCCTGGTCCTGAGTCTTGCGATTGACGGGTTTTCGAGGCAGGAACGACAGCAGTTCGAACAGCGTGCGATGGGGTTTCAGGTTGCCGCCCTGGGTTTCGCAAAGCGTGGTGCCCAGCCAGTTCAGCATACTGCGCGAAAGCATCGACTGCGTGAACGAATAAGGGTTCACACGGGACGGAATACCAAGCCGCCCTGCCCGTTCGCCCTGCTCGACATCCTCGAACTCAGTCCAGTACAGCGATTCATCCTGAGGGATTCGTGACCAAACGCGCCGTTTTACGAGATACAGGCTGCCACTGGGATACGTGTTGGCTGAATACCGATGTCCGTTTGCATAAGCGAACGCCGTATCCTCAACCCGCTCAAAGATGGCGGGGGCAAATCGCGAGGTCTTGGAGGTATCGTCGCGACGCGGCGCTTCCGTACGGTGCGAGGCCAATCCTTGGGAGATAAAGAAGTCTGAATAACGGCGTATACAGAAATTCGTGCGATCGTCAAAATACAAGGACTGGAATGCGGTCAGCGGATAAGCATTGCCGAAACGTTGAATCGAGTCGTAAAAGTCATCCGGCAGGAAAACCCTGTCATGCACGATGCAAAGATTTTCATACTGTGCTTCCTGAGCTAGGCGGTTCTTCTTCGAACAGATCTTGAGTGGAGGAGCAGTAATATCCTCACCGACAATGCGTACGTGCTCCCAGTACAGGAAGTCCTTGGCTGGTCTTCCGCACAGCAGAATTTCTTTCTTGGGAATTGGAAGCTCAAGGATACGAGCCACGCATGCATTGAGCAGAGTTGCATCATCGGGACCTGCAGGAATGCCGAACGTCCACTCATCTAGGCTGCCATGCTCCGCATCCAGCAAGCTCGCTTTCCGGTAACGACGATAGCCATCGGCGGTATCTTCCAGGACCATCGCCCCCTGGAAATACTCCCGCATGAAATAACAGTCGATCCCAATGGACTCGACGAGCTCGATGACAGCCCCCACGGGAGCCGCATGGGCCAGGTCCCACAGTATCAAGGGTGCGAGCGCGGAGTCCGTCTGGATACCCCACAGCACCAGGGAGTTTCCCTTCGGCCATTCCAGTCGGGACAAGCCGCTAACCTTCTTGATGACGCAATCAGCGTCCCGTGATTCATTCTCGCGAAATGTCATCACGTTGTCGGACGTGGAACGGGCAACTGCCTGAGCCGGTAACTCCGGCAGGTGCTTAGCTGCTGGATACCCAAGGTGTTTCAGATATTTAAGTTGAATCAGCATGTCGCTATCAATCTCAGCTTCGAGCTCTTGCATACTGCAGGAGGCAGTACGAATACCCATTTACGTAGATCGCGCACTTCTTCAATCCGGAGCACGCGCCGCACGGTGGTGCAAACGAACCCGCTGAGGCTGGCAATCGAAATGGCCAGCCTCAGCGGTGAGCGTACGCCTCATGCTTAATGCAGAGCCGTTGAACTCAAAATCGACCCGTCATGCTTCTACGAGGTACTTGTCGTTCAGAGCGCCGGGAACCTTGACCACAACGGTCACTGCATCAGAAAGCGCCTTGAAGGAGGTGATATCGCCTGGTTCCAGCACGATGATTTCCCCTGCGCCCCATGTTTTCCCGCACATTTCGACTTCACCGGACAACACCAGCGTCACCTCAGTGGCGATCTTGTGATAGTGCGCAGCTTCGGCGTCGCCCGCCTGATACGGCTTGACGGCAACTTCACAAGCTTGCGTGCTGAACGCGGTAGGTGTGAACCCCCCGACGAACCAGCCCTTGACCATGTCTTTCAGGTTGGCGGTGTTCATTGAGCACCTACGCTTTCAAAGGCCATGAGCTGATGTGGGTTCTTCAACGGATGGTACTGGTTCAGTTCCACCCGGTGCGTACCGATCTTCCTGTGCAGCAACACCATTTCGTTGAGTGCTGGGGCGATGTAAAACGCATCGTTGACCCTGGCGTCCTTGCGGATCATCTCCTTGACCGCCTCGACAAACATAGCGCCCTTGTCGAACCAGTACAGACCGGCCACAGCGTGGTTGCTGATCGGGTTCTTCTCCGCTGCCTCTACCACGTAACCTTCCGTGTTCAGGCGCGCAAAGGAGTAGCGCGGATGCAACGATTTGAAAATCACCACACCGGCATCGCACTGGTCGTTGCGGAAGCCGCCAACCACATCGCGCAGGGAAACATCCAGCAGCTCATTGCAGTTGAGGATCAGCAACTCGTCATCGTTATCGATGCTCTCGGCGGCCAACAGTGCAGTACATGCAGCGCCCATGGTCAGCGCTGGCACAGCGTGAACGCTGGCCACCGGGCTCATCTGCTGCAGCATATTGCGCAGGTGGTACTTGGTGACATCGGCTTTGGACAGCATGCAGACGATGCGCGCCGGGTCCAACTCCAGGCATTTTTCCACCAGGTGCTGGATCAGTGGAATGCCGTCGCGTTCAGACAGGTAGTCTGGATACTGGCTCTCGGCTTTGACCGAAGCACTGTCGCCACCAGCAAGCAGTACGATATTCAATTTGCGCATGTTCAGGCCTCCTGCCGTTGCTGACGCTGGGCGTTAATTTCTTGGATACGGCGGGTGATGTTTTCCAGGTTCACGTCCTCGACGCTCTCCACTACCAGTACATGGGCGCCGGAAGCGCGAGCCGCGCGAATGCCGTTCTCGTTGTCTTCAACGACCAGGCACTCATCAGGCGACAGGCCGAAAGAACGGATGGCTTTGGTGTAAATGTCCGGAGCCGGCTTAGCGTGCTCAACGTCCTCGTTGGACAGCTTCAAGTCCAGATACTGATCCAGACGAGCTTTTTCCATCATCACTTCGACGGTATTACGGATTGAGTTTGAAGCCACTGCGAGCTTGTAACCGAGGTTTTTCAGCGACGACAGCGCGTACTGGTGAACGAAGGTCGGCTTGCATTGTGCGTAGACGATTTCCATCGTGTACGCCTGCTTCATCTCATTGATGAAGTTGTGCAGTTCGAACGGCAGGTCGCGTTCGACACTGAGCATGTCCAATTTGCGCGACGTGGGCAGACCGTCGTAGGTAGTCAGGTGATCGTGTCGGCTGATGGTGTGGCCGAACAATCTCAGCGACTTGTTCAGCGCCTCGTAGTGCCAATCCTTCGCTTCGATCAACACGCCATCCATGTCGAAAATTACAGCTTTAATCATGAGGTCATTCCTTGAAGAAAGATCGAGCAGCCTCGGGCAGATCGGTGCACAAGGTCAGGTTGGCGGCGCCCTGGAAGTCGCCGAGCAAGCGCCATAGGGGCAGGTGATCACGGCTGTGCAGCTCCGAGGAGACCACACAGACCTGCTTGTCCTGCTGCAGTAGTTCAGCCAGTTGGTCCGACGAGTACCACTCGGCACCGAAGCTATCTAGCCAGATACCGTCCGCCTCGTTCAGCCAGGCAGGTACGGACTCCACCTCACTCAGGCGGGTGTAGGTGCAGACGTCGCTGGCCAGGTAGCTGCGCATGTCCGGCACAGCCATGTCGAACGCGAACCAGTTGCTGTGCCCATGGTGTTCGAATTCTGCTTGGAGCGAAGCGAGCAAACCATCCGCTTTGATATTCATGGCCAGAGGCAAATTGCGGCCGGCCATGATCTTCAGCAGGTCGCTCAAGGACATCTCGCTGCCGTCGGGCATGTCATGGGAAATCACCAAACGTCCGGCAACGTCGCGGACATCGGTCTCAGTGCCGAAACCCAGGTCGAAAGAACGTTCGAAGGCAATTTTCTGGTTACGTTCTGGCTTCTCCAGCCAGTACCCGCGATGACTTA encodes the following:
- a CDS encoding phosphodiesterase, which translates into the protein MQIISHRGYWLEKPERNQKIAFERSFDLGFGTETDVRDVAGRLVISHDMPDGSEMSLSDLLKIMAGRNLPLAMNIKADGLLASLQAEFEHHGHSNWFAFDMAVPDMRSYLASDVCTYTRLSEVESVPAWLNEADGIWLDSFGAEWYSSDQLAELLQQDKQVCVVSSELHSRDHLPLWRLLGDFQGAANLTLCTDLPEAARSFFKE
- a CDS encoding glycosyltransferase family 2 protein, whose translation is MRKLNIVLLAGGDSASVKAESQYPDYLSERDGIPLIQHLVEKCLELDPARIVCMLSKADVTKYHLRNMLQQMSPVASVHAVPALTMGAACTALLAAESIDNDDELLILNCNELLDVSLRDVVGGFRNDQCDAGVVIFKSLHPRYSFARLNTEGYVVEAAEKNPISNHAVAGLYWFDKGAMFVEAVKEMIRKDARVNDAFYIAPALNEMVLLHRKIGTHRVELNQYHPLKNPHQLMAFESVGAQ
- a CDS encoding HAD family hydrolase, giving the protein MIKAVIFDMDGVLIEAKDWHYEALNKSLRLFGHTISRHDHLTTYDGLPTSRKLDMLSVERDLPFELHNFINEMKQAYTMEIVYAQCKPTFVHQYALSSLKNLGYKLAVASNSIRNTVEVMMEKARLDQYLDLKLSNEDVEHAKPAPDIYTKAIRSFGLSPDECLVVEDNENGIRAARASGAHVLVVESVEDVNLENITRRIQEINAQRQQRQEA
- a CDS encoding cupin domain-containing protein, whose product is MNTANLKDMVKGWFVGGFTPTAFSTQACEVAVKPYQAGDAEAAHYHKIATEVTLVLSGEVEMCGKTWGAGEIIVLEPGDITSFKALSDAVTVVVKVPGALNDKYLVEA